Proteins encoded in a region of the Osmerus mordax isolate fOsmMor3 chromosome 17, fOsmMor3.pri, whole genome shotgun sequence genome:
- the calua gene encoding calumenin-A: MIRPLLMCFALCVVYATSKPTEKKERTHHEAPLSSREHVDAEGFEYDHEAFLGKEQAKTFDDLTPEESKRRLGIIVGKIDGDGDGFVTEAELKAWIKKAQKKYIYDNVDRQWKDFDMDNDGMISWEEYRNVTYGTYLDDPEPDDSYDYQRMMARDERRFKMADKNEDQIADKEEFTAFLHPEDYDHMKDIVVLETMEDIDKNGDGFIDLDEYIGDMYNHEDEMEEPEWVATEREQFSEFRDKNKDGKMDREETMDWILPSDYDHAEAEAKHLVYESDSDKDGKLTKEEILNKYDLFVGSQATDFGEALVRHDEF, from the exons ATGATCAGGCCACTGCTGATGTGCTTTGCCCTCTGTGTGGTCTACGCCACCAGCAAGCCCACAGAGAAGAAGGAGCGCACTCACCATGAGGCTCCGCTGAGCAGCCGGGAGCATGTCGACGCTGAAGGCTTCGAGTACGACCATGAAGCTTTCCTTGGCAAGGAGCAGGCCAAGACCTTTGATGACCTCACTCCGGAGGAGAGCAAACGCAGATTGGG GATAATTGTGGGTAAGATTGATGGTGATGGGGATGGTTTTGTGACTGAGGCTGAGTTGAAAGCTTGGATCAAGAAAGCTCAAAAGAAGTATATCTATGACAATGTGGACCGTCAGTGGAAGGACTTTGACATGGACAACGATGGGATGATCTCATGGGAGGAGTACAGGAATGTCACTTATGGCACCTATCTGG ATGACCCAGAGCCAGACGATAGCTACGACTATCAGAGGATGATGGCTAGAGATGAAAGGCGGTTCAAAATGGCAGACAAAAATGAAGACCAGATAGCTGACAAAGAGGAGTTTACAGCTTTCCTTCACCCTGAGGACTATGACCATATGAAAGATATTGTGGTGTTG GAAACCATGGAGGATATTGATAAGAATGGTGATGGCTTTATTGACCTGGATGAGTACATTG GTGACATGTACAACCATGAGGATGAGATGGAGGAGCCGGAGTGGGTGGCAACTGAGCGCGAGCAGTTCTCAGAGTTCCGGGACAAGAACAAAGATGGAAAGATGGATAGGGAGGAGACCATGGACTGGATCCTACCATCAGACTACGACCACGCAGAAGCCGAGGCCAAACACCTAGTTTACGAGTCAGACTCCGACAAG GATGGAAAGCTAACGAAGGAGGAAATCCTGAACAAGTATGACCTGTTCGTTGGGAGTCAAGCAACTGACTTTGGAGAGGCGCTAGTACGGCATGATGAGTTTTAG